One segment of Alnus glutinosa chromosome 2, dhAlnGlut1.1, whole genome shotgun sequence DNA contains the following:
- the LOC133859487 gene encoding protein OXIDATIVE STRESS 3-like, which yields MDSSSAAMKQQSKHGVMAKQVAQDHQDHHDHLDSSSSSFEVSTTVGSSSSSSDQLATGGPLSDLSSLLQQLPIKRGLSKHYQGKSRSFASLSGVRCMEDLVKAEYSSKKLKSCKSYVGLSSSRVISKKLSNSRGSCSFLGANARRPPISPHTSSTSTSSSISTQTALFA from the exons ATGGATTCTTCTTCCGCTGCCATGAAGCAACAAAGCAAGCATGGGGTCATGGCTAAGCAGGTAGCTCAAGATCATCAAGATCATCATGATCATCTTGACTCATCCTCTTCATCCTTTGAAGTTTCAACTACTGTTgggtcatcatcatcatcatcggaTCAGCTTGCAACCGGTGGCCCTTTGAGTGACTTGTCTTCCCTCCTTCAACAACTTCCcattaa GAGGGGGCTTTCAAAGCATTACCAAGGGAAGTCGAGGTCATTTGCTTCATTATCGGGCGTTAGATGCATGGAGGATCTTGTCAAGGCCGAGTACAGCAGCAAGAAGTTGAAGTCATGCAAAAGCTACGTTGGGTTATCTTCCTCGAGGGTCATTTCGAAGAAGTTATCCAATTCCAGGGGCTCATGTTCTTTCCTCGGTGCAAATGCTAGACGGCCTCCCATCTCTCCTCACACCTCCTCCACCAGTACGAGTAGCAGCATCTCTACCCAAACCGCCTTGTTCGCTTAA
- the LOC133860508 gene encoding uncharacterized protein LOC133860508 encodes MADVSASGSTTHEQVQAVTTLRSGRTVDNQVRQKDTEEDESRSNPKIPFENPKDKLKTTPEIPYEPRAPFPERLKEPPSVVKQGERYQEIMDVFKKDPGAPTISCVIGDYTIDKALIDLGASVNLLSYSVYEQLGLGELKLTTVVLQLADRSVKKPRGIIEDVLIRVDRFYFPADFIVLDTEPVPDPARLIPVILGLHFLATANACINCKTGEMDITFGNMKVKLNIFKAFHNSSDTNECFLLDMIEDTLPHLLIKDPLEACLSHFDIEHYVGEANSLLDTAAAIDFPHWKVPNEPLPSTSGIPPIHSLISPPKL; translated from the exons ATGGCAGATGTGAGTGCTTCTGGCAGCACCACCCATGAGCAAGTCCAAGCGGTTACAACCTTAAGGAGTGGAAGGACAGTCGATAATCAGGTTAGGCAGAAGGACACTGAAGAAGATGAATCCCGATCAAATCCAAAGATACCCTTTGAGAATCCAAAAGATAAGTTGAAAACCACTCCCGAGATACCTTATGAGCCTAGAGCTCCATTCCCTGAACGTCTCAAGGAGCCTCCTAGTGTTGTGAAGCAAGGAGAAAGATATCAAGAAATTATGGATGTTTTTAAAAAG GATCCGGGTGCTCCCACTATTTCTTGTGTTATTGGAGACTATACCATTGACAAGGCACTCATTGATTTAGGCGCAAGTGTTAATTTGTTATCTTACTCGGTCTATGAGCAATTAGGACTAGGAGAGTTGAAGCTAACGACGGTTGTCTTACAACTTGCAGACAGATCTGTAAAGAAACCTCGTGGTATAATTGAAGATGTACTCATTAGAGTGGATAGGTTTTACTTCCCAGCAGACTTCATTGTTCTTGATACAGAACCTGTCCCAGACCCCGCAAGGCTTATCCCAGTCATCCTTGGACTCCatttcttagctacggctaatgcATGCATAAATTGCAAGACCGGAGAGATGGATATAACCTTTGGGAACATGAAAGTAAAGCTGAACATTTTCAAGGCTTTTCATAATTCGTCGGATACTAATGAGTGTTTCTTATTAGACATGATTGAAGACACACTCCCCCACCTTTTGATTAAAGATCCATTGGAGGCTTGCTTGTCTCACTTTGATATTGAGCATTATGTTGGCGAAGCCAATTCATTACTTGACACTGCGGCTGCAATAGACTTTCCTCATTGGAAAGTACCAAATGAGCCATTACCTAGCACGTCAGGCATCCCTCCTATTCATTCTCTAATCTCCCCACCAAAACTTTAG